One stretch of Lysobacter sp. TY2-98 DNA includes these proteins:
- a CDS encoding MBL fold metallo-hydrolase — MTTPARVAPFYDPDTSTFTYVVYDRDGGAAAIIDPVLDYDVVAARVSTRSAEAVAAFVDAHGLRVEWILETHAHADHLTAAAWFKDRYDAPVAIGRGIVDVQRRFKALFGFGDEFIADGRQFERLFDDGDTFRIGDLDARVIATPGHTGDSLSYVVGDAAFVGDTVFAPETGTARCDFPGGDAAQLRASIDRLLTLPVGTRLFLCHDYPKDREPQGEWSIDAQRDSNVHLAGVDAARYVEMRRARDATLPVPRLILPALQVNIRAGRLPEPDANGLRYLRMPIDGLVRLSSID; from the coding sequence ATGACCACGCCCGCCCGCGTTGCCCCGTTCTACGACCCCGACACCAGCACGTTCACCTATGTCGTCTACGACCGCGACGGTGGCGCCGCCGCGATCATCGATCCCGTGCTGGACTACGACGTTGTCGCCGCGCGGGTGTCGACCCGGTCCGCCGAAGCGGTGGCCGCGTTCGTCGATGCGCACGGCCTGCGCGTCGAATGGATTTTGGAAACGCATGCGCATGCCGACCACCTCACCGCTGCTGCATGGTTCAAAGATCGCTACGACGCGCCGGTCGCGATCGGCCGCGGCATCGTCGACGTGCAGCGTCGCTTCAAGGCGCTGTTCGGTTTCGGTGACGAGTTCATCGCGGACGGTCGCCAGTTCGAACGCCTGTTCGATGACGGCGATACCTTCCGCATCGGCGATCTCGATGCCCGCGTGATCGCGACGCCCGGCCACACCGGCGACTCGCTGAGCTACGTCGTCGGCGATGCGGCGTTCGTCGGCGATACGGTGTTCGCGCCGGAAACCGGCACTGCGCGCTGCGATTTCCCGGGTGGCGACGCGGCGCAACTGCGTGCATCGATCGACCGCCTGCTAACGCTGCCGGTGGGGACCCGCCTGTTCCTCTGCCACGACTATCCCAAGGATCGCGAGCCGCAGGGCGAGTGGTCGATCGATGCGCAGCGCGACAGCAATGTGCATCTCGCCGGTGTCGACGCGGCGCGCTATGTCGAGATGCGCCGTGCGCGCGACGCCACGTTGCCGGTGCCGCGCCTGATCCTGCCCGCCTTGCAGGTCAACATCCGCGCCGGTCGTCTGCCCGAACCCGATGCGAACGGCCTGCGCTACCTGCGCATGCCGATCGATGGCCTGGTGCGTCTGTCGTCGATTGACTGA
- a CDS encoding DUF5985 family protein, whose protein sequence is MQLFLLGMISMGSAVVALLFMRFWRSGRDRLFLWFASAFALEAINRAVFAWEGARDEAATPYLIARLVFFLLILVGVIDKNLRARRGR, encoded by the coding sequence GTGCAGCTCTTCCTGCTCGGCATGATCTCGATGGGCTCCGCGGTGGTGGCGCTGCTGTTCATGCGCTTCTGGCGCAGTGGACGTGATCGCCTGTTCCTGTGGTTCGCCTCTGCGTTCGCGCTGGAAGCGATCAATCGTGCGGTCTTCGCCTGGGAGGGCGCGCGCGACGAAGCGGCGACGCCGTACCTGATCGCACGCCTGGTGTTCTTCCTGTTGATCCTCGTCGGCGTGATCGACAAGAACCTGCGCGCGCGCCGCGGACGCTGA
- a CDS encoding DUF5985 family protein codes for MSIAIYVLCALAALGCAVLLGLGARRVRSRMLVWSAICFGLLTLANIVLVLDFVVFPGPDVRLWPVRQGLSVLAIGALIYGLIMEDR; via the coding sequence GTGAGCATCGCCATCTACGTGCTGTGCGCGCTCGCCGCGCTGGGCTGCGCGGTACTGCTGGGCCTGGGCGCGCGCCGCGTGCGTTCGCGCATGCTGGTGTGGAGCGCGATCTGCTTCGGTTTGCTCACGCTCGCGAACATCGTGCTGGTGCTCGACTTCGTGGTCTTTCCGGGGCCCGACGTCAGGCTGTGGCCGGTGCGGCAGGGTCTCTCGGTGCTGGCCATCGGCGCGCTGATCTACGGACTCATCATGGAGGACCGCTGA
- a CDS encoding ABC transporter permease yields MWRVALRMLAADRAKFAGLVFGLAFTSFLVTFAASYFCGFMTNGYALVSENPQVEVWVMDPAVEAVEQTTNLPPSALERVRGVPGVLDARPLRLASIDARFANGRVLPVQVVAVDEITLDGVPASTTPAAVLRESDSALVDAGATEGKLLAPLRAVDRWPHDGPHLDAPLRALAGGDELLINDRIVQVRGVTAIHPRFPPRPLVYMTRGTALQVLPYERRDTTFVLVRAMPGTDAAALAARISAGTGLRARTSDDLISDTVRWYLVNSEDVGDISAMLVLAMTMGLGVSGIMLYLFTHDRRRDYAVLRAMGLAPRTLSAMVVLQALTAAAIGAGIGLGVCAIAGVVAMHFGFPFRMLVYTPLAGVAAVLIVAVAGTLTSLAPVRRLQPVEVFVMR; encoded by the coding sequence ATGTGGCGCGTGGCGCTGCGCATGCTCGCCGCCGACCGCGCGAAGTTCGCGGGGCTGGTGTTCGGGCTGGCCTTCACCTCGTTCCTGGTGACGTTCGCGGCGTCGTACTTCTGCGGCTTCATGACGAATGGCTACGCGCTGGTCAGCGAGAACCCGCAGGTCGAGGTGTGGGTGATGGATCCGGCGGTCGAAGCGGTCGAGCAGACCACCAATCTGCCGCCATCCGCACTCGAACGCGTGCGCGGCGTGCCGGGCGTGCTCGATGCACGACCGTTGCGGCTGGCGTCGATCGACGCGCGCTTCGCGAACGGTCGCGTGTTGCCGGTGCAGGTCGTCGCGGTCGACGAGATCACGCTCGACGGCGTGCCCGCATCGACCACGCCCGCTGCGGTCCTGCGCGAAAGCGACAGCGCGCTGGTCGACGCCGGCGCGACCGAAGGCAAGCTGCTCGCGCCGCTGCGTGCAGTCGATCGCTGGCCGCATGACGGACCGCACCTCGACGCGCCCCTGCGTGCGCTCGCCGGTGGCGACGAGCTACTCATCAACGACCGCATCGTGCAGGTGCGCGGCGTCACCGCGATCCACCCCCGCTTCCCGCCGCGCCCGCTGGTCTACATGACGCGCGGCACCGCGCTGCAGGTGCTGCCTTACGAACGTCGCGACACCACCTTCGTCCTCGTGCGCGCGATGCCGGGGACCGATGCGGCCGCCCTCGCGGCGCGCATCAGCGCAGGCACGGGGCTGCGCGCGCGCACGTCCGACGATCTGATCAGCGACACCGTGCGCTGGTACCTCGTCAATTCCGAGGACGTCGGCGACATCAGCGCGATGCTCGTGCTGGCGATGACGATGGGGCTCGGTGTCAGCGGCATCATGCTCTACCTATTCACGCATGATCGTCGCCGCGATTACGCCGTGCTTCGCGCGATGGGCCTCGCCCCGCGCACGCTGTCGGCGATGGTCGTTCTGCAGGCGCTGACCGCCGCGGCCATCGGTGCCGGCATCGGCCTGGGCGTGTGTGCGATCGCGGGGGTCGTGGCGATGCACTTCGGTTTCCCGTTCCGCATGCTGGTGTACACGCCGCTCGCGGGCGTGGCGGCGGTGCTGATCGTCGCGGTCGCCGGCACGCTCACAAGCCTCGCGCCGGTGCGTCGACTGCAACCGGTCGAGGTGTTCGTGATGCGCTGA
- a CDS encoding HlyD family efflux transporter periplasmic adaptor subunit, with amino-acid sequence MKRLWILGGLAVLGLVIAAVAVFTTGRTSTPPAPAAAVPAPPFPAFVVGSGITETGRGNVAIATNVTGVVREVDVQVGDRVAAGAPLFAIDDRDARAKLATARASVQEARARLAQPLHRLGYLERLDAAGRQLISRDSVTAARDDVAAARATLAAAEAGERQALTDLDLLVVHAPRAGRVLQVNARVGQYADNAGATPPVLMGDDDRLYLRVNVDESDAWRVKPGAPAVAMVRGEPRLRIPLKFEYVEPYVTPKPVLTGQGTERPDLRVLQLVYSFPRGDLPVYLGQQMDAYIETSRAPR; translated from the coding sequence ATGAAACGACTCTGGATTCTCGGTGGGCTGGCGGTCCTCGGGCTGGTGATCGCGGCGGTCGCCGTGTTCACCACCGGGCGCACGTCGACGCCGCCCGCGCCTGCGGCCGCCGTGCCCGCCCCGCCGTTTCCCGCGTTCGTCGTCGGCAGCGGCATCACCGAGACCGGGCGCGGCAACGTCGCGATCGCCACCAACGTGACGGGCGTGGTGCGCGAAGTCGACGTGCAGGTGGGTGATCGCGTCGCCGCGGGCGCGCCGCTGTTCGCCATCGACGACCGCGACGCACGCGCGAAGCTCGCAACCGCGCGCGCCTCGGTGCAGGAGGCGCGCGCACGCCTCGCGCAACCGCTGCATCGCCTCGGCTATCTCGAACGGCTCGACGCCGCCGGCCGCCAGCTGATCAGCCGCGACAGCGTCACCGCCGCACGCGACGATGTCGCCGCCGCACGCGCGACGCTCGCCGCCGCCGAAGCCGGCGAACGGCAGGCGCTGACCGATCTCGACCTTCTCGTCGTGCACGCACCGCGCGCGGGCCGCGTGCTTCAGGTGAATGCGCGCGTGGGCCAGTACGCGGACAACGCGGGCGCGACACCGCCGGTGCTGATGGGCGACGACGACCGCCTCTACCTGCGCGTCAACGTCGACGAATCGGATGCGTGGCGCGTGAAGCCGGGCGCGCCGGCGGTCGCGATGGTGCGCGGTGAACCGCGCCTGCGCATCCCGCTGAAGTTCGAATATGTCGAGCCGTACGTGACGCCGAAGCCGGTGCTGACCGGCCAGGGCACCGAACGCCCGGACCTGCGCGTGCTGCAGCTCGTCTACAGCTTTCCGCGCGGCGATCTGCCGGTGTATCTCGGCCAGCAGATGGACGCCTACATCGAAACATCGAGGGCGCCACGCTGA
- a CDS encoding ABC transporter ATP-binding protein, translating to MTAAATPAVRCRGLVKTYGRGDAATPALRALDLDVQAGELTLLVGPSGCGKTTLLSIIAGLLAPDAGSCEVLGQSLATRPEVERAAFRRRHLGFVFQNFNLLPSLTAAQNVAVPLLLQGMRERDAIPHARSALATLGLDGRGNAWPSTLSGGQQQRVAIARALVHAPDLVVCDEPTSALDHATGQAVMQQLRDIARDATRALLVVTHDPRIYDYADRIVEMDDGHVIDDRDGPARTSA from the coding sequence ATGACCGCGGCAGCGACACCTGCAGTGCGCTGCCGCGGCCTGGTCAAGACCTACGGTCGCGGCGACGCCGCCACGCCGGCGTTGCGCGCGCTCGACCTCGACGTGCAGGCCGGCGAGCTCACGCTGCTCGTCGGCCCGTCGGGCTGCGGCAAGACGACCCTGCTGTCGATCATCGCCGGACTGCTCGCGCCGGATGCCGGCAGCTGCGAAGTGCTGGGTCAGTCGTTGGCCACGCGGCCGGAAGTGGAACGCGCCGCGTTTCGCCGTCGGCACCTCGGCTTCGTGTTCCAGAACTTCAACCTGCTGCCGTCGCTGACGGCGGCGCAGAACGTCGCCGTGCCGCTGCTGCTGCAGGGCATGCGCGAACGTGATGCGATCCCGCACGCACGCAGCGCACTCGCGACGCTCGGGCTCGACGGCCGCGGCAATGCCTGGCCGTCCACGCTCAGCGGCGGTCAGCAGCAGCGCGTCGCGATCGCGCGTGCGCTGGTGCATGCGCCCGACCTCGTCGTCTGCGATGAGCCGACCAGCGCGCTCGACCACGCGACCGGCCAGGCGGTCATGCAGCAGCTGCGCGACATCGCCCGCGATGCGACGCGGGCGCTTCTGGTGGTGACCCACGATCCACGCATCTACGACTACGCCGATCGCATCGTGGAAATGGACGATGGCCACGTCATCGACGACCGCGACGGACCGGCACGGACTTCCGCATGA
- a CDS encoding DUF885 domain-containing protein codes for MRASLLALATVLALSGCQTAPVATDAPPAMPAPSQTADARFKAVSDAWLDRWMALNPVAATQLGDHRFDDRIDDLSATGRQQLVDFSRDLLTRLDAIDRTQLTRENQVDALILRNQLQSDIWNMETFQSWAWDPQVYNGLAGGAIYNLMAREFAPMPQRLKSATARMEQIPALFAQMRANLDPARVPLIHAQTVAKQNAGVLQLVDEFITPNAGQLTGADRTRLDAAVANLKKAVADQQTWLDKTLVPNAKGDFRIGAKLYDQKLQMALMSSLSRQEIGERAKAELSRVRGEMYGIARTVLKGRKGAPPLPANPTDDQRQKAIEAALELAYRDHPARDGVVDAAKAALTQATQFVRDRNLVSVPNDPVKVILMPEFQRGVAVAYCDSPGPLDKGLDTYFAISPIPDDWTKEQTESFLREYNSRMIHLLTIHEAMPGHYLEGAYSARYPSTLRGVLRSGLFAEGWAVYTENLMTTSGYMNNDPLFRLVQLKFYLRTIGNAILDQGVHVDGWSREQAMHLMMHDTFQQEREAAGKWVRAQLSSAQLPTYFVGVQEQYDTRKAVEAKEGAAFNVKAYHDKVLSYGAPPVRFVRELMTDQPIE; via the coding sequence ATGCGCGCGTCCCTGCTCGCCCTCGCCACCGTCCTCGCCCTGTCGGGTTGCCAGACCGCACCGGTCGCGACCGATGCGCCGCCGGCGATGCCCGCGCCGTCGCAGACGGCCGATGCCCGCTTCAAGGCGGTGTCCGACGCCTGGCTCGACCGCTGGATGGCGCTCAACCCGGTCGCGGCGACGCAGTTGGGCGACCACCGCTTCGACGATCGCATCGACGACCTGTCCGCCACCGGTCGCCAGCAGCTGGTCGACTTCAGTCGCGATCTGCTGACCCGACTCGACGCCATCGACCGCACGCAGCTCACGCGTGAGAACCAGGTCGACGCGCTGATCCTGCGCAACCAGTTGCAGAGCGACATCTGGAACATGGAGACGTTCCAGTCGTGGGCGTGGGACCCGCAGGTCTATAACGGCCTCGCCGGCGGCGCGATCTACAACTTGATGGCGCGCGAGTTTGCGCCGATGCCGCAGCGCCTGAAGTCGGCGACCGCGCGCATGGAGCAGATTCCGGCGCTGTTCGCGCAGATGCGCGCCAACCTCGACCCCGCGCGCGTGCCGCTGATCCACGCGCAGACCGTCGCCAAGCAGAACGCCGGCGTGCTGCAGCTGGTCGATGAATTCATCACGCCGAATGCGGGCCAGCTCACGGGTGCGGACCGCACGCGCCTGGACGCCGCCGTCGCCAATCTGAAGAAGGCCGTCGCCGACCAGCAGACGTGGCTGGACAAAACGCTGGTGCCGAACGCCAAGGGCGACTTCCGCATCGGCGCCAAGCTCTACGACCAGAAGCTGCAGATGGCGCTGATGTCGTCGCTGTCGCGGCAGGAGATCGGCGAGCGCGCCAAGGCCGAACTCAGCCGCGTGCGCGGCGAGATGTACGGCATCGCGCGGACCGTGCTCAAGGGCAGGAAGGGCGCGCCGCCGCTCCCGGCGAACCCGACGGACGACCAGCGCCAGAAGGCGATCGAAGCCGCGCTGGAACTCGCGTATCGCGACCATCCGGCGCGCGACGGCGTGGTCGACGCCGCCAAGGCCGCGCTCACGCAGGCCACGCAGTTCGTGCGCGACAGGAATCTCGTCAGCGTGCCGAACGATCCGGTCAAGGTGATCCTGATGCCCGAATTCCAGCGCGGCGTTGCGGTCGCGTACTGCGATTCCCCGGGTCCGCTGGACAAGGGCCTCGACACCTACTTCGCGATCTCGCCAATTCCGGACGACTGGACCAAGGAGCAGACCGAATCGTTCCTGCGCGAATACAACTCGCGCATGATCCATCTGCTCACCATCCACGAGGCGATGCCGGGCCATTACCTCGAAGGCGCGTACTCGGCGCGCTATCCGTCGACGCTGCGCGGCGTGCTGCGCTCGGGCCTGTTCGCGGAAGGTTGGGCGGTCTACACCGAGAACCTGATGACGACGTCGGGTTACATGAACAACGATCCGCTGTTCCGCCTCGTGCAGCTCAAGTTCTACCTGCGCACGATCGGCAACGCGATCCTCGATCAGGGCGTGCACGTCGACGGCTGGAGCCGCGAACAGGCGATGCACCTGATGATGCACGACACCTTCCAGCAGGAACGCGAGGCGGCGGGCAAGTGGGTGCGCGCGCAGCTCAGCTCGGCGCAGCTGCCGACCTATTTCGTGGGCGTGCAGGAGCAGTACGACACGCGCAAGGCGGTCGAAGCGAAGGAAGGCGCGGCGTTCAACGTTAAGGCCTACCACGACAAGGTGCTGAGCTACGGCGCGCCGCCGGTGCGTTTCGTGCGCGAGCTGATGACGGATCAGCCGATCGAGTGA